In Georgenia soli, a genomic segment contains:
- the cydB gene encoding cytochrome d ubiquinol oxidase subunit II produces MDLPLLWFLLIAVLWTGYLVLEGFDFGVGMLLKPFARDEKERRVLLRTIGPVWDGNEVWLLTAGGATFAAFPEWYATMFSGMYLPLLLILLALIVRVCAIEWRAKIDDPVWRNRWDWAHTVGAWVPAVLWGVAFANLVQGMEIEVVDGNHQLVGGFFSLLTPFTVLGGVMTAVVFLTHGAVFVALKTDGEVRERAGVLAQRLSVVSLVVAGVWAVVAQTQFSAHSLTWLPLTVAAASLVGVVVATRARREGWAFVLNAVAIVAAVALIFGVMYPNVMPSSIDPAYSLSIDQAASSPATLTVMSVVALLLVPVVLAYQGWTYWVFRKRISTDHIHGHEGLPPAAPQDAGQSAGAR; encoded by the coding sequence ATGGATCTCCCCCTCCTGTGGTTCCTGCTCATCGCCGTCCTGTGGACGGGCTACCTCGTGCTCGAGGGCTTCGACTTCGGCGTCGGCATGCTCCTCAAGCCCTTCGCCCGGGACGAGAAGGAGCGGCGGGTGCTGCTGCGCACCATCGGCCCGGTGTGGGACGGCAACGAGGTGTGGCTGCTGACGGCGGGCGGCGCCACGTTCGCCGCCTTCCCCGAGTGGTACGCCACGATGTTCTCCGGCATGTACCTGCCGCTGCTGCTGATCCTGCTGGCCCTGATCGTGCGCGTCTGCGCCATCGAGTGGCGCGCCAAGATCGACGACCCGGTCTGGCGCAACCGGTGGGACTGGGCCCACACCGTCGGCGCCTGGGTGCCGGCCGTCCTGTGGGGCGTGGCGTTCGCCAACCTCGTGCAGGGCATGGAGATCGAGGTGGTGGACGGCAACCACCAGCTCGTGGGCGGGTTCTTCTCCCTCCTCACGCCCTTCACCGTGCTGGGCGGCGTCATGACCGCCGTCGTCTTCCTCACCCACGGGGCCGTGTTCGTGGCGCTCAAGACCGACGGCGAGGTCCGCGAGCGCGCCGGTGTCCTCGCGCAGCGGCTCTCGGTCGTCTCCCTGGTCGTCGCCGGGGTCTGGGCGGTCGTCGCCCAGACGCAGTTCTCCGCCCACAGCCTCACCTGGCTGCCGCTCACGGTGGCCGCCGCGTCGCTGGTCGGCGTCGTCGTCGCCACCCGGGCCCGGCGCGAGGGCTGGGCGTTCGTCCTCAACGCCGTCGCGATCGTCGCGGCCGTCGCGCTGATCTTCGGCGTCATGTACCCCAACGTCATGCCGTCCTCGATCGATCCCGCGTACTCGCTCTCGATCGACCAGGCCGCCTCCTCCCCCGCCACCCTGACCGTGATGAGCGTGGTGGCGCTGCTCCTGGTGCCGGTGGTGCTGGCCTACCAGGGATGGACATACTGGGTGTTCCGCAAGCGCATCAGCACCGACCACATCCACGGCCACGAGGGGCTGCCCCCGGCGGCTCCCCAGGACGCCGGACAGTCCGCAGGAGCACGCTGA
- a CDS encoding response regulator has translation MIIDDHEIVRRGIAEIVDRADGLTVVAEAGSVAEAVRRAELVRPEVLLVDLQLPDGTGIDIVRTLREKVPDARPVVLTSFDDDDALAEALEAGAKAYLLKTVRGAEIADVVKAVAAGRTLLDERTVTRRRADHEDPTADLTPSERRVLELIGDGLSNREIGERLGVAEKTVKNHITSLLSKMGLQRRTQVAAWVAGQRAAGWRG, from the coding sequence ATGATCATCGACGACCACGAGATCGTGCGTCGAGGCATCGCGGAGATCGTCGACCGCGCCGACGGTCTCACCGTCGTCGCCGAGGCCGGGTCGGTGGCCGAGGCCGTCCGCCGCGCCGAGCTCGTCCGGCCCGAGGTGCTGCTCGTCGACCTGCAGCTGCCCGACGGGACGGGCATCGACATCGTCCGGACGCTGCGCGAGAAGGTTCCCGACGCCCGGCCCGTGGTGCTCACCTCCTTCGACGACGACGACGCTCTCGCCGAGGCCCTCGAGGCCGGGGCGAAGGCCTACCTGCTGAAGACGGTGCGCGGCGCGGAGATCGCCGACGTCGTCAAGGCGGTGGCCGCCGGCCGCACCCTGCTCGACGAGCGCACCGTCACCCGCCGCCGCGCCGACCACGAGGACCCGACCGCCGACCTCACGCCGTCCGAGCGCCGCGTGCTCGAGCTCATCGGGGACGGGCTGTCCAACCGGGAGATCGGCGAGCGGCTGGGGGTCGCCGAGAAGACCGTGAAGAACCACATCACCTCGCTGCTGAGCAAGATGGGGCTGCAGCGCCGCACGCAGGTGGCCGCGTGGGTGGCCGGCCAGCGCGCCGCCGGCTGGCGCGGCTGA
- the cydD gene encoding thiol reductant ABC exporter subunit CydD, translating into MKPLDPRLLRHARAARRYIAVTALTGFVTAALVIAQALLISRAAAPVIEGRAGWAHAAPLVAVLTGVFAARFLVLLVQESVAHRAARDVVADLREQVLARAVALGPRWLGGHGVQVTTLATRGLDDLEPYFVRYLPQLLLAATVTPATLAVILGLDLTSALIITVTIPLIPVFMWLIGVLTQRFAADKLAAMERLGGQLLDLLAGLSTLKALGREHGPGRRVGQLGEAYTRTTMATLKVAFLSGAVLEFLASISVALVAVTIGMRLVYGDVGLTTALAVLMLAPEVYRPLREVGTQFHAASDGVAAAEQAFGILEQAPPTAGTVPAPDLRRTDVVLDGVTVAAPGRGLDAPWRLSARLRPGRVVALVGPSGAGKSTAAAIVLGLLRPDDGAVRLVPAAPATDAGPVPGTVSAPGAGSIPGGAAPSTASGPGAGGVDLADVDPSSWHEQVTWVPQRPVILPGTVRSNVLGSDAAAVDDRVRAAAAATGLDAVLGELPAGWDTQLGHGGVGLSVGQRQRLALTAALLGDQQLVVLDEPSAHLDAASEQHVLDAVAALRAAGRTVLVIAHRASLVAAADHVVTVTSRSVPAGAGGTPAADRGDDVSAVRTLGPGAGRPSPAAGNTSGAAR; encoded by the coding sequence GTGAAGCCACTCGACCCACGCCTGCTCAGGCACGCGCGGGCGGCGCGCCGCTACATCGCGGTCACCGCGCTCACCGGGTTCGTCACGGCCGCCCTGGTGATCGCGCAGGCACTCCTGATCTCCCGCGCCGCCGCCCCCGTGATCGAGGGCCGGGCGGGCTGGGCGCACGCCGCTCCCCTCGTCGCGGTGCTGACGGGCGTGTTCGCGGCGCGGTTCCTGGTCCTCCTCGTGCAGGAGTCGGTGGCGCACCGCGCCGCCCGCGACGTCGTCGCCGACCTGCGCGAGCAGGTGCTGGCCCGCGCCGTCGCCCTGGGCCCCCGCTGGCTCGGCGGCCACGGCGTCCAGGTGACGACGCTGGCCACCCGCGGCCTGGACGATCTCGAGCCGTACTTCGTGCGCTACCTGCCGCAGCTGCTGCTCGCCGCCACCGTCACCCCGGCCACGCTCGCGGTCATCCTCGGGCTCGACCTCACCTCGGCGCTCATCATCACCGTGACGATCCCGCTCATCCCGGTGTTCATGTGGCTGATCGGGGTGCTCACGCAGCGTTTCGCGGCGGACAAGCTCGCCGCCATGGAACGTCTCGGCGGGCAGCTGCTCGACCTGCTGGCCGGGCTCTCGACGCTCAAGGCGCTCGGGCGCGAGCACGGCCCCGGCCGGCGCGTGGGGCAGCTCGGCGAGGCGTACACGCGCACTACCATGGCCACCCTGAAGGTGGCCTTCCTCTCCGGCGCCGTGCTGGAGTTCCTCGCCTCGATCTCCGTCGCGCTCGTCGCGGTGACCATCGGCATGCGGCTGGTCTACGGCGACGTCGGCCTCACCACCGCCCTCGCCGTGCTCATGCTGGCCCCGGAGGTCTACCGGCCGTTGCGCGAGGTGGGCACCCAGTTCCACGCGGCCTCCGACGGCGTGGCCGCGGCCGAGCAGGCCTTCGGCATCCTCGAGCAGGCCCCGCCCACCGCCGGCACCGTGCCCGCTCCCGACCTGCGCCGCACCGACGTCGTCCTCGACGGCGTCACCGTGGCCGCCCCCGGGCGCGGGCTGGACGCGCCGTGGCGGCTGAGCGCGCGGCTGCGGCCGGGTCGCGTGGTCGCCCTCGTCGGCCCGTCCGGCGCCGGAAAGTCCACCGCCGCAGCCATCGTGCTGGGTCTCCTGCGCCCCGACGACGGAGCCGTCCGCCTCGTCCCCGCCGCCCCGGCCACCGACGCCGGTCCCGTCCCGGGCACGGTCTCCGCGCCGGGCGCTGGCTCGATCCCGGGCGGCGCAGCGCCGAGCACCGCCTCCGGCCCGGGCGCCGGTGGCGTCGACCTCGCCGACGTCGACCCCTCCTCCTGGCACGAGCAGGTCACCTGGGTGCCGCAGCGTCCCGTCATCCTGCCCGGCACCGTCCGGTCCAACGTGCTGGGGTCCGACGCGGCAGCCGTCGACGACCGCGTGCGTGCCGCGGCGGCGGCCACCGGCCTGGACGCCGTGCTCGGGGAGCTCCCCGCCGGGTGGGACACCCAGCTCGGGCACGGCGGGGTGGGCCTGTCCGTGGGACAGCGCCAGCGCCTCGCCCTGACGGCGGCACTGCTCGGCGACCAGCAGCTCGTCGTGCTCGACGAGCCCAGCGCGCACCTCGACGCCGCCTCCGAGCAGCACGTCCTCGACGCCGTCGCCGCCCTGCGCGCCGCGGGACGCACCGTGCTGGTCATCGCCCACCGCGCCTCCCTGGTCGCGGCCGCCGACCACGTCGTCACGGTGACCTCACGGTCCGTGCCCGCCGGCGCGGGCGGCACCCCGGCCGCCGACCGTGGTGACGACGTCTCCGCCGTCCGGACTCTCGGCCCGGGAGCCGGCCGCCCGTCCCCCGCCGCCGGCAACACCTCGGGAGCGGCACGATGA
- the cydC gene encoding thiol reductant ABC exporter subunit CydC, with protein MTTTAATSTTRAPGDGRGVLPAAERRALRRAVGLLDLDRVRLFWAVLAGSASLASGIALTATAAWLIARASQMPPVLELSVAAVAVRTFGISRALLRYLERLASHLVALRGMATLRERVYTTLAAGRADAVAGLRRGDLLARTGTDVDAVGDVVVRALLPAVVAAVVAAGSVVLVAWLNVGAGIVLAVCLLVAGVVGPWLNMRSARLAERAQIAARAEISATAMTMVDGAAELTVSGRLRDVLASLRATERDLAHAKDAAARPAALAAGLDTLAMGVAVLGSLVLGIPATVAGSMEAVELAVIVLTPLAAFEGTALLGPAAVQLVRSSGSAVRVMELLDRAGGDAVTSDATPGPTAVAAGSTSAVPAAPTPTVAAGSTSAVAAGATPTPRPSRTSSTGGPHLTARGLAVGWPGGPVVAEGIDLDVAPGRAVAVVGPSGIGKTTLLLTLAGLLPPRAGTVELDGAPVWGADRRRVSSDVVLTAEDAHVFGTTVLENLRVARGDVTDAEATELLRSAGLGDWLAGLPDGLGTMLGADAATVSGGERRRLLLARALASPARLLLLDEPGEHLDPATADRLLTDLLRVGAGDAAPAAHPDAPRGVALVTHRLSPLAAAEEVIVLGAAGDGPATVLARGTHKRLRAEVAAYRWALEQEEQRA; from the coding sequence ATGACGACGACCGCGGCGACCTCGACGACCCGGGCCCCCGGCGACGGGCGTGGGGTCCTGCCGGCGGCCGAGCGGCGGGCGCTGCGCCGTGCCGTCGGCCTCCTCGACCTCGACCGGGTGCGCCTGTTCTGGGCGGTCCTCGCCGGCAGCGCGAGCCTTGCGAGCGGCATCGCCCTGACGGCGACCGCCGCGTGGCTGATCGCCCGTGCCTCCCAGATGCCGCCCGTGCTCGAGCTGTCGGTCGCGGCCGTCGCGGTGCGCACGTTCGGCATCTCCCGTGCGCTGCTGCGCTACCTCGAGCGGCTCGCGTCGCACCTGGTGGCGCTGCGCGGCATGGCGACGCTGCGCGAACGGGTCTACACCACCCTCGCCGCGGGGCGTGCCGACGCCGTCGCCGGGCTGCGCCGCGGCGATCTCCTGGCGCGCACCGGCACGGACGTCGACGCCGTGGGCGACGTCGTGGTCCGCGCGCTCCTGCCGGCCGTCGTCGCGGCGGTGGTCGCGGCCGGCTCGGTGGTGCTCGTGGCGTGGCTGAACGTCGGCGCCGGCATCGTCCTGGCCGTGTGCCTCCTCGTGGCCGGCGTCGTGGGGCCGTGGCTGAACATGCGCTCCGCCCGCCTCGCCGAGCGTGCCCAGATCGCTGCCCGGGCCGAGATCAGCGCCACCGCGATGACCATGGTCGACGGCGCCGCCGAGCTCACCGTCTCCGGTCGCCTGCGGGACGTGCTCGCCTCGCTGCGGGCGACCGAGCGCGACCTCGCCCACGCCAAGGACGCCGCCGCCCGGCCGGCCGCCCTCGCCGCCGGCCTGGACACCCTCGCGATGGGCGTCGCCGTGCTCGGCTCGCTGGTGCTCGGGATCCCGGCCACCGTGGCGGGGAGCATGGAGGCCGTCGAGCTCGCCGTCATCGTGCTGACCCCGCTGGCCGCGTTCGAGGGCACGGCGCTGCTCGGGCCCGCCGCCGTGCAGCTGGTGCGCTCGAGCGGCTCCGCCGTGCGGGTCATGGAGCTGCTCGACCGGGCCGGCGGGGACGCCGTCACGTCGGACGCCACGCCGGGGCCGACGGCCGTCGCGGCCGGGTCCACGTCCGCCGTCCCGGCCGCGCCCACGCCCACCGTCGCGGCCGGGTCCACGTCCGCCGTGGCGGCTGGGGCCACGCCAACGCCCCGCCCGTCGCGCACGTCGTCGACCGGAGGACCCCACCTCACCGCCCGCGGCCTCGCCGTCGGCTGGCCGGGGGGCCCCGTCGTCGCGGAGGGCATCGACCTCGACGTCGCCCCCGGGCGGGCGGTGGCCGTCGTCGGTCCGAGCGGCATCGGCAAGACCACCCTGCTCCTCACGCTCGCCGGGCTCCTGCCGCCCCGTGCCGGCACCGTGGAGCTGGACGGGGCACCGGTGTGGGGCGCCGACCGCCGCCGCGTCAGCTCCGACGTCGTCCTCACCGCCGAGGACGCCCACGTCTTCGGCACCACGGTGCTGGAGAACCTGCGGGTCGCGCGCGGGGACGTCACCGACGCCGAGGCGACAGAGCTGCTCCGGAGCGCCGGGCTGGGCGACTGGCTGGCCGGGCTCCCCGACGGCCTGGGCACCATGCTCGGCGCCGACGCCGCGACCGTCTCGGGCGGGGAACGTCGGCGCCTGCTCCTCGCCCGGGCGCTGGCCAGCCCGGCCCGGCTCCTCCTCCTGGACGAGCCGGGAGAGCACCTGGACCCGGCCACCGCGGACCGGCTGCTCACGGACCTGCTGCGGGTCGGCGCCGGCGACGCCGCCCCCGCGGCGCACCCCGACGCCCCCCGTGGCGTCGCGCTCGTCACCCACCGTCTCTCCCCCCTGGCCGCCGCCGAGGAGGTGATCGTCCTGGGCGCGGCAGGCGACGGACCCGCTACCGTTCTGGCGCGGGGCACGCACAAACGCCTCCGTGCGGAGGTCGCCGCCTACCGCTGGGCCCTGGAGCAGGAGGAACAACGAGCATGA
- a CDS encoding STAS/SEC14 domain-containing protein has translation MIKRLEEMPAGVLGLQAIDDVEEEDYRNVIVPAVEEAVAAHGKVRVVFVLGPEFEEYEAGAVWEDVKLGVRRPTAFERMAIVTDARWARPAVKVFSVLWPGQARTFPLADLEAAKQWAADGAA, from the coding sequence ATGATCAAGCGTCTCGAGGAGATGCCGGCGGGAGTTCTCGGGCTCCAGGCGATCGATGACGTGGAGGAGGAGGACTACCGCAACGTCATCGTGCCGGCGGTCGAGGAAGCCGTCGCCGCCCACGGGAAGGTGCGAGTCGTCTTCGTCCTCGGCCCCGAGTTCGAGGAGTACGAGGCAGGCGCGGTCTGGGAGGACGTGAAGCTGGGGGTGCGCCGCCCGACAGCTTTCGAGCGGATGGCCATCGTGACCGACGCGCGCTGGGCACGGCCGGCGGTCAAGGTCTTCAGCGTCCTGTGGCCCGGACAGGCGCGCACCTTCCCGCTCGCGGACCTCGAGGCCGCGAAGCAGTGGGCGGCCGACGGGGCGGCCTGA
- the mutM gene encoding bifunctional DNA-formamidopyrimidine glycosylase/DNA-(apurinic or apyrimidinic site) lyase → MPELPEVETVRRGLAARVLGRPVADVEVHHPRSVRRQPGGGRELADRLVGQTFTAAVRRGKYLWLTLGEDAGAPPDHALVAHLGMSGQLLVQEPAGARRAVDAPDAAFLAPAGERPADLTATLPPTVVRDIPLTTAHLRVRIALADGGELWFVDQRTFGHVMAVDTVPTDDGAPGGLGSAAAVVPAPVAHIARDLLDPALDRRELVRRTRARRTEVKRALLDQSLVSGVGNIYADEALWRARLHGTRRTDVLRPDRLRALFDAATDVMNEALAVGGTSFDALYVDVDGAAGFFARSLAVYGRAGLPCPRCGAVVRREEFMNRGSFSCPRCQRRPAAPR, encoded by the coding sequence GTGCCCGAGCTTCCCGAGGTCGAGACGGTCCGGCGGGGGCTGGCCGCGCGCGTGCTGGGCCGCCCGGTCGCGGACGTCGAGGTGCACCACCCGCGCAGCGTCCGCCGCCAGCCCGGCGGGGGGCGCGAGCTCGCCGACCGCCTCGTCGGCCAGACCTTCACCGCCGCCGTCCGTCGTGGCAAGTACCTGTGGCTCACCCTCGGCGAGGACGCCGGCGCCCCGCCGGACCACGCCCTTGTCGCGCACCTGGGCATGAGCGGGCAGCTCCTCGTGCAGGAACCGGCGGGCGCCCGGCGCGCCGTCGACGCGCCGGACGCCGCCTTCCTCGCGCCGGCCGGCGAACGTCCCGCCGACCTCACCGCCACGCTGCCGCCCACGGTGGTGCGCGACATCCCGCTGACCACCGCTCACCTGCGCGTGCGGATCGCCCTGGCCGACGGCGGCGAGCTGTGGTTCGTCGACCAGCGCACGTTCGGGCACGTCATGGCGGTCGACACCGTCCCCACCGACGACGGTGCCCCGGGCGGGCTCGGCAGCGCCGCCGCGGTCGTCCCCGCACCCGTGGCGCACATCGCCCGCGACCTGCTGGACCCGGCGCTCGACCGGCGCGAGCTCGTGCGCCGTACCCGTGCCCGCCGGACCGAGGTCAAGCGGGCGCTGCTGGACCAGAGCCTCGTCTCCGGCGTCGGCAACATCTACGCCGACGAGGCGCTGTGGCGCGCCCGGCTCCACGGCACGCGCCGCACCGACGTGCTGCGGCCGGACCGCCTGCGGGCGCTCTTCGACGCGGCGACCGACGTGATGAACGAGGCGCTCGCCGTCGGCGGGACGTCCTTCGACGCGCTGTACGTGGACGTCGACGGCGCCGCCGGCTTCTTCGCGCGGTCGCTGGCGGTCTACGGGCGGGCGGGCCTGCCGTGCCCGCGCTGCGGGGCGGTGGTGCGCCGCGAGGAGTTCATGAACCGGGGGTCGTTCTCCTGCCCGCGGTGCCAGCGCCGTCCGGCGGCGCCGCGCTGA
- a CDS encoding GAF domain-containing sensor histidine kinase: protein MSTDDAPRCPVAHGADGARRRPAGPYGRLDDGPYTGPAAAVDATGASADDRQHTLATDTSSLLGAALNLTAQLDVKEALRRFVDRAARLTGARYAALGVLDNRGETTAFVQVGMTEEEQQILGHPPRGRGVLGAIPVDGPLLLDDLTEHPDFGGFPEGHPPMHTFLGVPVKVQEKVYGRLYLAEKEGGFTSGDAEDMMSLAEAAAVAVENARLYTEARNRERWIAVSQDITTTLLEGTEEEEALEMIAARLREVAEADTALIILPSVGDAWACEIAEGYRAGQLVGLVFPPDGRAMTVLKEGTGMIVDSLTRLRTLRLAELAHFGPALYAPMMLRGEGRGVVLLLRRVGAPEFDRSDLVMAESVAGQAALALELAAARHAQDVASLLDERSRIARDLHDLAIQQLFATGMQLASARATVAERGEEELADLLEESLTSVDESVKQIRSIVHSLREPDAAVVLVERLRREASLARQSLGFAPSLIIDLDGTPITDDQAQADLVTQIDDRVGADIADDAVAVVREGLANAAKHAKASSVLVHVQVLGTGFTGRIVVDVTDDGVGVAPSVSRRSGLGNLAARARRHGGTFSVGRSESGTGSQLSWQVPLT, encoded by the coding sequence ATGAGCACCGACGACGCCCCCCGCTGCCCCGTGGCGCACGGCGCCGACGGCGCGCGTCGTCGTCCCGCCGGGCCGTACGGCCGCCTCGACGACGGGCCGTACACCGGACCCGCGGCAGCGGTCGACGCCACCGGAGCCTCCGCCGACGACAGGCAGCACACCCTCGCCACGGACACCTCCTCCCTCCTCGGCGCCGCCCTCAACCTCACGGCGCAGCTCGACGTGAAGGAGGCGCTGCGGCGCTTCGTCGACCGGGCCGCCCGCCTCACCGGTGCCCGGTACGCGGCGCTCGGCGTGCTCGACAACCGCGGCGAGACCACGGCCTTCGTCCAGGTCGGCATGACCGAGGAGGAGCAGCAGATCCTCGGCCACCCGCCCCGCGGCCGCGGTGTGCTCGGCGCGATCCCCGTGGACGGCCCCCTCCTCCTCGACGACCTCACCGAGCACCCCGACTTCGGCGGGTTCCCGGAGGGTCACCCTCCCATGCACACCTTCCTCGGGGTGCCCGTGAAGGTGCAGGAGAAGGTCTACGGCCGGCTCTACCTCGCCGAGAAGGAGGGAGGTTTCACCAGCGGCGACGCCGAGGACATGATGAGCCTCGCGGAGGCCGCCGCGGTCGCCGTCGAGAACGCCCGCCTCTACACCGAGGCCCGCAACCGCGAGCGCTGGATCGCGGTGAGCCAGGACATCACCACCACCCTCCTCGAGGGCACCGAGGAGGAGGAGGCCCTCGAGATGATCGCCGCCCGCCTCCGCGAGGTCGCCGAGGCGGACACGGCGCTGATCATCCTGCCCTCCGTCGGGGACGCGTGGGCGTGCGAGATCGCCGAGGGATACCGCGCCGGGCAGCTCGTCGGACTCGTCTTCCCGCCGGACGGCCGCGCGATGACGGTGCTCAAGGAGGGCACCGGGATGATCGTCGACTCCCTCACCCGGCTGCGCACGCTGCGCCTGGCAGAGCTCGCCCACTTCGGCCCTGCGCTGTACGCCCCGATGATGCTGCGCGGCGAGGGCCGCGGCGTCGTGCTGCTCCTGCGCCGCGTCGGGGCCCCCGAGTTCGACCGGTCGGACCTGGTCATGGCGGAGTCGGTGGCCGGCCAGGCCGCGCTCGCGCTCGAGCTCGCCGCGGCGCGCCACGCCCAGGACGTCGCCTCCCTGCTCGACGAACGCTCACGCATCGCCCGCGACCTGCACGACCTCGCCATCCAGCAGCTCTTCGCCACCGGCATGCAGCTCGCCTCCGCCCGCGCCACCGTCGCGGAGCGCGGGGAGGAGGAGTTGGCGGACCTGCTCGAGGAGTCGCTGACGAGCGTCGACGAGTCCGTGAAGCAGATCCGGTCGATCGTCCACTCCCTCCGTGAGCCGGACGCCGCCGTCGTGCTGGTGGAGCGCCTGCGCCGCGAGGCGTCCCTGGCGCGCCAGTCCCTCGGCTTCGCGCCGTCGCTGATCATCGACCTCGACGGCACCCCGATCACCGACGACCAGGCCCAGGCGGACCTCGTCACGCAGATCGACGACCGGGTGGGGGCCGACATCGCCGACGATGCCGTCGCCGTCGTCCGCGAGGGCCTGGCCAACGCGGCCAAGCACGCCAAGGCGTCCTCGGTCCTCGTCCACGTGCAGGTGCTCGGGACGGGTTTCACCGGCCGCATCGTCGTCGACGTCACCGACGACGGCGTGGGCGTCGCCCCGTCCGTCTCCCGCCGGTCCGGGCTCGGCAATCTCGCCGCACGCGCCAGGCGCCACGGCGGCACGTTCTCCGTCGGTCGCAGCGAGTCGGGCACCGGGTCGCAGCTGAGCTGGCAGGTGCCCCTCACCTGA